The Carassius carassius chromosome 2, fCarCar2.1, whole genome shotgun sequence genome has a segment encoding these proteins:
- the LOC132105754 gene encoding transmembrane protein 178B-like gives MAAIKILTSAGLFLAFCAMVLLVMAICTDYWYETDARRHRERCKNYANKRNDPGYIYISNHNLPLQMPPKGYERKATETRVKRHAPASATAMESHCSRQFNSTISGLWRKCHREGFDLETEDLIYKGLIQRCTPVKYHYTSSILPRNLPVNITKTIRQDEWHALHLRRMTAGFVGMAVSIILFGWGIGVLGCCQQHDLMQYVAGLLFLMGGTCCIISLCTCVAGINFELSRYPRYLYGLPEDISHGYGWSMFCAWGGLGLTLLAGFLCTLAPSLSSPLARTTVHKSRHENGTV, from the exons ATGGCGGCCATTAAGATTTTAACCAGCGCGGGGCTTTTCTTGGCGTTTTGCGCAATGGTCTTGTTGGTTATGGCCATCTGCACCGATTACTGGTACGAGACGGATGCTCGGCGGCATCGTGAGCGCTGTAAGAACTACGCAAACAAGCGTAACGACCCCGGATACATTTACATCTCAAATCACAACTTGCCTCTCCAGATGCCTCCAAAGGGCTATGAGAGGAAAGCGACAGAGACGCGCGTGAAGCGGCACGCTCCGGCCTCGGCAACGGCCATGGAGTCTCACTGCAGCCGCCAGTTCAATTCAACGATCTCCGGTCTGTGGAGAAAGTGTCATCGCGAGGGGTTTGACCTGGAGACCGAGGATCTCATTTACAAAG GGTTGATTCAGAGATGCACCCCTGTGAAGTATCATTACACCTCTTCAATCCTGCCTCGAAATCTTCCTGTTAACATCACCAAGACCATCCGGCAAGATGAGTGGCATGCCCTGC ACCTCCGGAGGATGACAGCAGGTTTTGTGGGCATGGCTGTCTCTATCATCCTTTTTGGCTGGGGCATCGGAGTTCTTGGATGCTGTCAGCAACATGATCTCATGCAGTATGTGGCTGGACTACTCTTCCTCATGGGCG GAACCTGCTGTATTATCTCCCTTTGTACGTGTGTGGCGGGCATTAACTTTGAGTTGTCGCGTTATCCACGTTACCTGTACGGACTTCCAGAGGACATCAGTCATGGGTATGGCTGGTCCATGTTCTGTGCCTGGGGTGGACTTGGTCTCACCCTGCTGGCTGGTTTCTTATGCACGCTGGCCCCTTCTTTAAGCAGCCCCTTGGCCCGCACCACAGTCCACAAGTCCAGGCACGAAAATGGAACTGTGTGA